The following DNA comes from Kitasatospora sp. NBC_01287.
GGCGAGGGCTGGGTCGAGCGAGTGCGGCGGCTCGGCCGGGTCGACGCGGCTCTGGACCTGGCCGGCTCGGGCGTGATCCGCGAGCTCGTCGAACTGACCGGGGATCCGCGGAAGGTGGTCTCCATCGCCGACCTCGGTGCGCCGGCCCTCGGTGTCCGATTCTCCGGCGTGGCCGGGAGCGTACCGGAAGCGCTCGCCGAGGCCGTCGACCTCATCTCCCGGGGAAAGCTCCGGATCCCGGTCGAGAAGTCGTACACGCTGGCCGAGGCCGCGGCGGCGCACATCGACAGCCAGGCCGGCCACACGCGAGGGCGCCGGGTCCTGGTCATCTGAGCCGGCGCCACCGGGGTCGCGGTGGGGGGCTGGGCGTCTCGGCGGCGATCGGGGCGAACCGGCTCTCGATCGGGCTGTCCCACTCGATCAGGACGGCGGGGAACCAGGTGACCGGCTTGGTGTCGCCGAGCGCGTCCGCGGCCGGCACTGTGACGCAGGTCACGGCAGGCGCAGAACCTGCGCGCCGCGGCAGCCGTCTGGCTGGTGTGAGATCACGCAGGAGAGCACCGGACGAGCTGGACGAGGAACGCCTCCTCCGGCTGGTGGCCAAGGGTGACCGAGGGGCGTTCGACGAGTTGTACCGGCGTACGTCGCCGTGGTTGGCGGTGCGGTTGCGCCGCCGCTGCGCGGACGAGCAGATCGTCGCCGAGGTCATGCAGGAGACCTATCTGGCGGTGTGGCGCGCGGCGGGCGCGTTCGCCGGGAGCGCGGTCGGCGGGTCGGCCGTCGGATGGCTGTGGACGATCGCGGCGCGCCGCCTCGTCGACGCGTTCCGGCGCCGGGCCCACCACGCCGAGCCGCCGGTCGCCGCCGCCGAGCGGGCGGTGGTGCCCGCGGCGGAGGACGAGGCGCTCGCCGGCACCGTCGGCGGCGATGTCGGTGACGCCCTGCGGCAACTGGCCCCGGAACTCCGCCAGGTGCTGCAGGCCATGGTGCTGGACGGCCTCTCCGTCCGGGAGACCGCCGTCCTGCTCAGACTGCCCGAAGGCACGGTCAAGACCCGCGCCCGCCGGGCCCGGATCGCGATGCGGGAGGCGCTGGCATGAGCGCGGAACAGGCGTCACACGAATCACACGCGTCGACGCGGTTGATCGACGCGTACGCACGGGGTGACACGGAGATCGCCGCGGACACGCTGTGGGCGCTGGAGGCCCATCTGGAGGCGTGCGCGCCGTGCCGCGGCCGGCTGGCGGCCTCCGTGGCCACCGGGGCGCCCGGCGTCGCCGCGCTCGTCGACACCGTCCGGGCGAGTCTGGAACCGCGGTTGGACGCGGCCGTCCCTATGCCCTCGCGGCGCTACCGGCCGCGGTGGGTGTCGGCCTGGGTGACACCGGTCATGGCCCCGTGGCTGGCCATGATCGTCGCGGTCGTGGCGGTGGCGCTGCTGCTGGACGCGGTCGGGTCCACGGCCTTCGGCGCCGCCTCACCCGAGTTGCTGATCGCGCCGGTGCTGCCGCTCTGCGCTGTCGCCGCATCGTGGTCGCGCGGCCTGGAC
Coding sequences within:
- a CDS encoding RNA polymerase sigma factor is translated as MRSRRRAPDELDEERLLRLVAKGDRGAFDELYRRTSPWLAVRLRRRCADEQIVAEVMQETYLAVWRAAGAFAGSAVGGSAVGWLWTIAARRLVDAFRRRAHHAEPPVAAAERAVVPAAEDEALAGTVGGDVGDALRQLAPELRQVLQAMVLDGLSVRETAVLLRLPEGTVKTRARRARIAMREALA
- a CDS encoding zf-HC2 domain-containing protein, translated to MSAEQASHESHASTRLIDAYARGDTEIAADTLWALEAHLEACAPCRGRLAASVATGAPGVAALVDTVRASLEPRLDAAVPMPSRRYRPRWVSAWVTPVMAPWLAMIVAVVAVALLLDAVGSTAFGAASPELLIAPVLPLCAVAASWSRGLDPAHELTASTARAGLPLLLRRTTSVLAVVLPVLLVQGWLTGAMTVAQWLLPSLAFTATALALGSFVGVTRAAAGLVVAWGVVLAAPAWDAGRVPVLLRPDQLPVWGALLVLGIGAVIARRRAYSSL